In one window of Nicotiana tabacum cultivar K326 chromosome 12, ASM71507v2, whole genome shotgun sequence DNA:
- the LOC107782177 gene encoding uncharacterized protein LOC107782177 isoform X3 — MHCSSEYPLFIPRQNFCSYGGEASWYNRSCSNSGSSSDFGVTSMESDRKPRLDSSSSSSFNCASASLHSIESHKDLQKGIALLKKRVACIIAYCYNTLCLEVPAEASTFETFARLLATLSSSKEVRSVFSLNMSGSRASKQVQQLNKSVWSVDSAGSSSTLMESGHVPVLL; from the exons ATGCATTGCAGTAGCGAGTATCCACTTTTTATTCCACGCCAAAACTTTTGCTCGTATGGTGGGGAAGCTTCATGGTACAACAGAAGTTGCAGTAATTCTGGAAGTTCAAGTGACTTTGGAGTTACCTCAATGGAATCTGATAGAAAACCTCGGTTGGATTCTTCTAGTAGTAGTAGTTTCAACTGTGCTTCTGCTTCCCTGCACTCGATAGAATCACACAAGGATCTGCAGAAAGGCATAGCACTTCTCAAGAAAAGGGTTGCCTGCATTATTGCATACTGTTACAACACATTATGTTTAGAAGTTCCTGCCGAAGCCTCTACTTTCGAAACATTTGCAAGATTGTTGGCTACACTTTCTTCTTCAAAGGAAGTTCGATCTGTGTTTTCTTTGAACATGTCTGGTTCAAG GGCATCCAAGCAAGTCCAACAACTGAACAAATCTGTTTGGAGCGTAGATTCAGCCGGGTCATCTAGCACTTTGATGGAGAGTGGACATGTGCCAGTATTG CTTTAG
- the LOC107782177 gene encoding uncharacterized protein LOC107782177 isoform X1 yields the protein MHCSSEYPLFIPRQNFCSYGGEASWYNRSCSNSGSSSDFGVTSMESDRKPRLDSSSSSSFNCASASLHSIESHKDLQKGIALLKKRVACIIAYCYNTLCLEVPAEASTFETFARLLATLSSSKEVRSVFSLNMSGSRASKQVQQLNKSVWSVDSAGSSSTLMESGHVPVLRNTFDNALPSSIASLPHSHNVQVKTLIEFLSFFSNVVVNMFYFSD from the exons ATGCATTGCAGTAGCGAGTATCCACTTTTTATTCCACGCCAAAACTTTTGCTCGTATGGTGGGGAAGCTTCATGGTACAACAGAAGTTGCAGTAATTCTGGAAGTTCAAGTGACTTTGGAGTTACCTCAATGGAATCTGATAGAAAACCTCGGTTGGATTCTTCTAGTAGTAGTAGTTTCAACTGTGCTTCTGCTTCCCTGCACTCGATAGAATCACACAAGGATCTGCAGAAAGGCATAGCACTTCTCAAGAAAAGGGTTGCCTGCATTATTGCATACTGTTACAACACATTATGTTTAGAAGTTCCTGCCGAAGCCTCTACTTTCGAAACATTTGCAAGATTGTTGGCTACACTTTCTTCTTCAAAGGAAGTTCGATCTGTGTTTTCTTTGAACATGTCTGGTTCAAG GGCATCCAAGCAAGTCCAACAACTGAACAAATCTGTTTGGAGCGTAGATTCAGCCGGGTCATCTAGCACTTTGATGGAGAGTGGACATGTGCCAGTATTG AGAAATACATTTGACAATGCTCTTCCAAGTTCTATTGCTAGTTTGCCGCATTCACATAACGTGCAAGTTAAAACCCTGATAgagtttctttcatttttctcaaatgtAGTGGTAAATATGTTCTATTTCAGTGATTGA
- the LOC107782177 gene encoding uncharacterized protein LOC107782177 isoform X2 — MHCSSEYPLFIPRQNFCSYGGEASWYNRSCSNSGSSSDFGVTSMESDRKPRLDSSSSSSFNCASASLHSIESHKDLQKGIALLKKRVACIIAYCYNTLCLEVPAEASTFETFARLLATLSSSKEVRSVFSLNMSGSRASKQVQQLNKSVWSVDSAGSSSTLMESGHVPVLVL; from the exons ATGCATTGCAGTAGCGAGTATCCACTTTTTATTCCACGCCAAAACTTTTGCTCGTATGGTGGGGAAGCTTCATGGTACAACAGAAGTTGCAGTAATTCTGGAAGTTCAAGTGACTTTGGAGTTACCTCAATGGAATCTGATAGAAAACCTCGGTTGGATTCTTCTAGTAGTAGTAGTTTCAACTGTGCTTCTGCTTCCCTGCACTCGATAGAATCACACAAGGATCTGCAGAAAGGCATAGCACTTCTCAAGAAAAGGGTTGCCTGCATTATTGCATACTGTTACAACACATTATGTTTAGAAGTTCCTGCCGAAGCCTCTACTTTCGAAACATTTGCAAGATTGTTGGCTACACTTTCTTCTTCAAAGGAAGTTCGATCTGTGTTTTCTTTGAACATGTCTGGTTCAAG GGCATCCAAGCAAGTCCAACAACTGAACAAATCTGTTTGGAGCGTAGATTCAGCCGGGTCATCTAGCACTTTGATGGAGAGTGGACATGTGCCAGTATTG GTATTATAG